The proteins below come from a single Fusobacterium sp. DD2 genomic window:
- the sepF gene encoding cell division protein SepF, with protein MGIGKIKEWLGLDNPEGAGVDSDLNFMDNGITEIEIDNAPVGNNSEPVINNTTIHKSSAPLEGNIGSGYQTIFLDPKTFSDCRKIADYIRDDKMVTLNLEYLDEQTAIRLMNFLSGAMTVKDANYLVISKKVYTIIPKSMRVYYEGKKSINPKIFDNFGGEVKQ; from the coding sequence ATGGGAATAGGTAAAATTAAAGAATGGTTAGGACTTGACAATCCAGAAGGTGCAGGAGTAGATAGCGATCTTAATTTTATGGATAACGGAATTACAGAAATTGAAATTGATAATGCACCAGTAGGAAATAATTCCGAACCAGTAATTAACAATACGACAATTCATAAATCAAGTGCTCCATTAGAAGGAAATATTGGATCAGGATATCAAACAATATTCTTAGATCCAAAAACTTTTTCAGATTGCAGAAAAATTGCTGATTATATAAGAGATGACAAGATGGTAACACTAAATCTTGAATATCTTGATGAGCAGACTGCAATAAGACTTATGAACTTCTTATCAGGAGCTATGACAGTTAAAGATGCAAATTATTTAGTAATTAGTAAAAAAGTATATACAATCATTCCTAAGAGCATGAGAGTATATTATGAAGGTAAAAAAAGTATAAATCCTAAAATTTTCGATAATTTTGGAGGAGAGGTAAAACAATAG
- a CDS encoding YggS family pyridoxal phosphate-dependent enzyme, with translation MNLIKENIQSNIEEIKKDIKEHSIYPEKVKFIAVTKYGGLEVNQVLLDLGMNIFGENKAQLIKEKYDHFIEKDINNIEWHFIGNLQKNKVKYIADYVKLIHSVNKLSLAKEIDKRAKQNNRVIDVLLEINIAGEETKEGYDYQDLVKDIPELKKLENINIIGLMTMAPFVDDEPLVRGVFKKLREIKDDLNEKYFNGTLTELSMGMTNDYKIALEEGATIIRIGRKIYN, from the coding sequence ATGAATCTTATTAAAGAAAATATTCAGTCTAATATTGAAGAGATAAAAAAGGATATTAAAGAACATTCAATATATCCTGAAAAAGTTAAGTTTATTGCTGTCACTAAATATGGTGGGCTAGAAGTAAACCAAGTTCTTCTTGATTTAGGTATGAATATTTTTGGAGAAAACAAAGCACAGCTTATTAAAGAAAAATATGATCATTTTATTGAAAAGGATATTAACAATATTGAATGGCATTTTATAGGTAACTTACAAAAGAATAAAGTTAAATATATAGCTGATTATGTAAAACTTATTCATTCTGTAAATAAGCTATCTCTAGCTAAAGAGATTGATAAAAGAGCAAAACAAAACAATAGAGTAATTGATGTTTTACTTGAAATAAATATAGCTGGAGAAGAAACAAAAGAGGGATATGACTACCAGGACCTTGTAAAAGATATTCCAGAGTTGAAAAAACTGGAAAATATCAATATAATAGGTCTTATGACAATGGCTCCTTTTGTAGATGATGAGCCTTTAGTTAGAGGAGTATTTAAAAAACTAAGAGAGATTAAAGATGATTTAAATGAAAAATACTTTAATGGTACTCTTACTGAACTTTCAATGGGAATGACAAATGATTATAAAATCGCATTGGAAGAGGGAGCTACTATAATAAGAATAGGTAGAAAAATATATAATTAA
- the hemW gene encoding radical SAM family heme chaperone HemW produces MVDAIYLHIPFCSNKCNYCDFLSFTSTDEMRKKYVDYILKEIDLYPDYSYDTVYFGGGTPSLLEHEDIKRILDRLKIKPDAEVTMEVNPKTVDLEYLKNIRKHGINRLSIGIQSFNDKFLSILGRIHNSKEAIATYEDARKAGFDNISLDLMFSLPEQSLEDVKNDLKKLFSLDPEHFSIYSLIWEEGTPFYKQLEKGLLKETDNDLEASMYEEIISLSKKAGYNHYEISNFAKPGYEARHNSKYWENHEYLGIGLGASGYIGNLRYKNLMQFSKYYDTIDEGVVPVFEREEVTKEGKEQYEYLLGLRLLNKGIIPSDEYLPLCKRLEKEGFLINNKGHFILSHKGIMLANDVLTEFL; encoded by the coding sequence ATGGTTGATGCAATATATTTGCACATTCCTTTCTGCTCTAATAAATGCAATTATTGCGATTTTCTTTCTTTTACATCAACAGATGAAATGAGAAAAAAATATGTAGATTATATATTAAAGGAGATAGACCTCTACCCTGATTACAGTTATGACACTGTTTATTTCGGTGGAGGTACTCCATCTCTTTTAGAGCATGAAGACATAAAAAGAATACTTGATAGATTAAAAATCAAACCTGATGCTGAGGTTACAATGGAAGTAAATCCTAAAACTGTTGATTTGGAATACTTAAAAAACATCAGAAAACATGGAATAAATAGGCTTAGCATTGGTATTCAAAGTTTTAATGACAAGTTTTTAAGTATCCTTGGAAGAATACATAATTCCAAGGAAGCAATTGCAACATATGAGGATGCAAGAAAAGCCGGATTTGACAATATAAGTTTGGACTTGATGTTCTCACTTCCTGAACAGAGCTTAGAGGATGTAAAAAATGATTTAAAGAAACTGTTTTCATTAGATCCTGAGCATTTTTCAATCTATTCTCTTATATGGGAGGAGGGAACTCCTTTTTATAAACAGTTGGAAAAAGGATTGCTTAAAGAAACAGATAATGATTTAGAAGCATCTATGTATGAAGAGATTATATCCCTATCAAAAAAAGCCGGATATAATCACTATGAAATTTCAAATTTTGCAAAACCTGGCTATGAAGCCAGACACAACAGTAAGTACTGGGAAAACCATGAATATTTAGGTATAGGTTTAGGAGCTTCAGGGTATATTGGCAATCTAAGATATAAAAATCTAATGCAATTTTCTAAATATTATGATACTATAGATGAAGGAGTAGTTCCTGTTTTTGAAAGAGAAGAAGTCACTAAAGAAGGTAAAGAACAATATGAATATCTTCTGGGCTTAAGACTTTTAAATAAAGGAATAATACCTAGTGATGAATACCTTCCACTATGTAAAAGATTAGAGAAGGAAGGTTTCTTAATAAACAATAAAGGACATTTTATATTATCTCATAAAGGTATAATGCTTGCTAACGACGTTTTAACAGAATTTTTATAA
- a CDS encoding phospho-sugar mutase: protein MSKSYLDYYKEWVESDYLTQDDKEELISIKGDDKEIESRFYTDLSFGTAGMRGVRGVGRNRINIYNIRKATQGLANYILKVTGEEGAKRGVAIAYDCRIGSVEYALNSALVLAANGIKAYLFTSLRSTPELSFATRELKAQAGIMVTASHNPKEYNGYKVYWEDGAQIVEPQASGIVNSVNSVDIFKDIKFIPETEAIKKGLLIYIDKKIDDRFVEEVEKQAINRDIPGKDKFKIVYSPLHGTGRVAVQRVLKEMGFESVYTVPEQEMPNGLFPTCSYANPEDTSVFKLSTELADKVGAKICLANDPDADRTGIAIKDDDGNWYYPNGNQLGILLMNYILEMKKDIPANGAVISTIVSTPMLDVIAKDKKVKLFRTLTGFKYIGEKIRQFENKELDGTFIFGFEESIGYLIGTHVRDKDAVVSSLLISEMAAYYDSVGSTLYKELNKLYEKYGWYREETISVTKQGKSGLEEIGAIMDKLRTHEHNVICCKKVVTYKDFETQVERDMIAGTTSKITLPKSNVIQFILEDNTYITVRPSGTEPKIKYYIGIVDSSKEKAENKLKNIKEQFLDYIEKL, encoded by the coding sequence ATGTCAAAAAGTTATTTAGACTACTACAAAGAATGGGTTGAATCAGATTACCTTACACAAGATGACAAGGAAGAACTTATAAGTATAAAAGGTGATGATAAAGAGATTGAAAGTAGATTTTATACTGATTTAAGTTTTGGAACTGCTGGTATGAGAGGTGTAAGAGGAGTAGGAAGAAACAGAATAAATATCTATAATATAAGAAAAGCTACTCAAGGTCTTGCAAATTACATTTTAAAAGTTACAGGAGAAGAAGGAGCTAAAAGAGGAGTTGCCATTGCTTATGACTGTAGAATTGGATCAGTTGAATATGCATTAAATTCAGCTCTTGTATTAGCTGCAAATGGTATAAAAGCTTATCTATTTACATCTTTAAGATCAACACCAGAACTTTCTTTTGCTACAAGAGAACTTAAAGCTCAAGCTGGTATCATGGTTACAGCATCTCACAATCCAAAAGAATACAATGGATACAAAGTATACTGGGAAGATGGAGCTCAAATAGTTGAACCTCAGGCAAGTGGAATAGTTAATTCTGTAAATTCTGTAGATATTTTTAAAGATATTAAATTTATCCCAGAAACAGAGGCAATTAAAAAAGGACTTCTTATATATATAGATAAGAAAATAGATGATAGATTTGTTGAAGAGGTTGAAAAACAAGCTATTAATAGAGATATACCTGGTAAAGATAAATTTAAAATAGTTTACTCTCCACTACATGGAACAGGAAGAGTAGCAGTACAAAGAGTTTTAAAAGAGATGGGATTTGAATCTGTGTACACTGTCCCTGAGCAGGAGATGCCAAATGGATTATTCCCAACTTGCTCTTATGCAAATCCAGAGGATACTTCTGTTTTTAAATTAAGTACTGAGCTTGCTGATAAAGTAGGTGCAAAAATATGTCTTGCAAATGACCCAGATGCAGATAGAACTGGTATTGCTATAAAAGATGATGATGGAAACTGGTATTATCCAAATGGAAACCAACTGGGAATTCTATTAATGAACTATATTCTTGAAATGAAAAAAGATATTCCAGCAAATGGAGCAGTTATCTCTACAATTGTTTCTACTCCTATGCTAGATGTAATTGCAAAGGATAAAAAAGTAAAATTATTTAGAACTCTTACTGGATTTAAATACATTGGAGAAAAAATTAGACAATTTGAAAATAAAGAACTTGACGGAACATTTATATTTGGATTTGAAGAATCTATTGGATACCTTATTGGAACTCATGTAAGAGATAAAGATGCAGTTGTTTCATCTCTTCTAATATCTGAAATGGCAGCATATTATGACAGTGTTGGAAGTACATTGTATAAAGAACTTAATAAACTATATGAAAAATATGGTTGGTATCGTGAAGAGACTATCTCTGTTACAAAACAAGGTAAGAGTGGACTTGAAGAGATTGGTGCTATAATGGATAAATTAAGAACTCATGAACACAATGTAATCTGTTGCAAAAAAGTTGTAACTTATAAAGACTTTGAAACACAAGTTGAAAGAGATATGATTGCTGGTACAACTTCAAAGATAACACTTCCTAAATCTAATGTTATCCAATTTATACTTGAAGATAATACATATATAACTGTAAGACCTTCTGGTACTGAGCCAAAAATTAAATATTATATAGGTATAGTTGATAGCTCTAAAGAAAAAGCTGAAAATAAATTAAAAAATATTAAAGAACAATTTTTAGATTATATTGAAAAATTGTAA
- the gltS gene encoding sodium/glutamate symporter, giving the protein MNINLSTIQTMALAVMVFYLGKILNNKFRFLKDNCIPDAVTGGTVFSIITLIGHETGLFVFTFEDSLRDIFMIAFFTTVGFSASIKLLKKAGLPVLMFLISAVLLAFLQNVAGVAMAKVLNVNLMIGLATGSLATTGGPGTAGAFGPIIEGFGTPGATMVAMATATYALIAGSIIAGPICKRLIEKRKLIENRVSYAEFSGMDEKASTLTLANVIPTGFQIIIAMGIGSIISNILNSLGLVLPPYIGAMFAASIMRNLSDETGLFDIDLDVVSVIGSFTLAMFLSMVLMSFKLWELKELALPLIIMLIGQTVLMGGFAYFITFRLTGKDYDAAVMTGGHCGCGFGTTPKALANMEALTAKYLPSPKAFFVIPIVGGLFIDFFNAAIITFFINILK; this is encoded by the coding sequence ATGAACATTAATTTATCGACTATCCAAACGATGGCACTTGCCGTAATGGTTTTTTACTTAGGAAAAATTTTAAACAACAAATTCAGATTTTTAAAAGACAACTGCATACCAGATGCTGTAACTGGTGGAACAGTTTTTTCTATAATAACATTAATAGGGCATGAAACAGGATTATTTGTATTTACATTTGAAGATTCACTTAGAGACATTTTTATGATAGCTTTCTTTACAACAGTTGGATTCTCAGCTAGTATAAAGCTTCTTAAAAAAGCTGGATTACCAGTACTTATGTTTTTAATCTCAGCAGTATTACTTGCATTTTTACAAAACGTTGCAGGAGTAGCAATGGCAAAAGTATTAAATGTAAACTTAATGATAGGACTAGCAACTGGATCACTTGCAACAACAGGTGGACCTGGTACAGCAGGAGCTTTTGGACCAATAATTGAAGGATTTGGAACACCAGGAGCAACAATGGTAGCAATGGCAACAGCAACATATGCCCTTATAGCTGGAAGTATAATTGCAGGACCTATATGTAAAAGACTTATTGAAAAAAGAAAACTTATAGAAAATAGAGTAAGTTATGCAGAATTCTCAGGAATGGATGAAAAAGCATCAACATTAACACTTGCTAATGTTATTCCAACAGGATTCCAAATCATAATAGCAATGGGAATTGGAAGTATTATTTCAAATATATTAAATAGCTTAGGACTTGTTTTACCACCATATATTGGAGCAATGTTTGCAGCATCTATAATGAGAAACTTATCAGATGAAACTGGATTATTTGATATAGACCTAGATGTTGTATCTGTAATAGGGAGCTTTACACTTGCAATGTTCTTATCAATGGTATTAATGAGTTTCAAACTTTGGGAATTAAAAGAACTAGCTCTTCCATTAATCATCATGCTGATTGGGCAAACAGTACTTATGGGAGGATTTGCATACTTTATTACATTTAGACTTACAGGAAAAGATTATGACGCAGCAGTTATGACAGGTGGACACTGTGGATGTGGATTTGGAACTACTCCAAAAGCATTAGCAAACATGGAAGCATTAACAGCAAAATATCTTCCATCACCTAAAGCATTCTTCGTTATACCTATAGTTGGAGGATTGTTTATAGATTTCTTTAATGCTGCAATAATAACATTCTTTATAAATATATTAAAATAG
- the sppA gene encoding signal peptide peptidase SppA, whose product MKFLKIIFKYIFKMILFIIREIISFFIKFILLFIILSGIVAVTLKQSTEHVTKIQPNSYVKIDLSRSYNEYAEDIPEYLGGSEGSFYSLLEKLNHIKKDPNIDGLFIKLDNISVDNAQIEELAKKISELKEDGMNVIAYANNYDNRNYKLAVSSDATIYMPDTVTTGSDITGYYSELAYYKGLADKLGVDFNVIHVGDYKAFGENYTKKEMSKEFRANITELKDSVYDNFVQKVSEKREIPLAKFENDLLNGEFVAGNSSTLYKYGLIDYKVNESEVLDELGEDRIIDIDDYTVKHERRNGDKIAIIYLDGEIHMDDSESSDYMDGITPGKVFKQIDAALKDKEVKGIVLRINSPGGSALASNLINTKLKSIKDKKPIYVSIGGVAASGGYYIASAGDKIFADKESVTGSIGVVSIIPNFKKLLGKADVNISTIKKGKYSDLYSLTQEFTNEDRKKVYESSLEVYDEFLDIVAKSRHRTKEYINSIGEGRVWLGEKGKKIGLVDEIGGIEETIDALSKKLQLTKYDVVEIKDKPRLDMIIKRKIPFLKLYFKAETLINDRDFLFKPIYYFPYEI is encoded by the coding sequence ATGAAGTTTTTAAAAATAATTTTTAAGTATATTTTCAAAATGATATTGTTCATAATTCGTGAAATTATTTCTTTTTTTATAAAATTTATATTATTATTTATCATATTAAGTGGAATAGTTGCTGTGACATTGAAACAATCTACAGAGCATGTTACAAAAATACAGCCTAATTCTTATGTAAAAATTGATTTAAGCAGGAGCTATAATGAATATGCAGAAGATATTCCAGAATATTTAGGTGGCAGTGAAGGAAGTTTTTACTCTTTATTAGAAAAATTAAACCATATAAAAAAAGATCCCAATATAGATGGATTATTTATTAAACTTGATAATATATCTGTTGACAATGCACAGATAGAAGAGTTGGCTAAAAAAATAAGTGAGCTTAAAGAAGATGGCATGAATGTAATAGCCTATGCAAATAATTATGATAATAGAAATTATAAATTAGCAGTTAGTTCTGATGCTACTATATATATGCCAGATACTGTTACAACTGGCTCTGATATTACAGGATACTATAGTGAACTTGCTTATTATAAGGGACTTGCTGATAAATTAGGGGTGGATTTTAATGTGATTCATGTGGGTGATTACAAAGCTTTTGGAGAAAATTATACTAAAAAAGAGATGTCTAAAGAATTCAGGGCAAATATTACAGAGTTGAAAGATAGTGTATATGACAATTTTGTACAAAAGGTATCTGAAAAAAGAGAAATTCCTTTAGCAAAGTTTGAAAATGATCTGTTAAATGGAGAATTTGTTGCAGGTAATTCTTCAACATTGTATAAGTATGGTCTTATTGATTATAAAGTTAATGAAAGTGAAGTTCTCGATGAATTAGGAGAGGATAGAATTATAGATATTGATGATTACACGGTAAAACATGAGAGAAGAAATGGTGATAAGATAGCAATAATATATCTGGATGGAGAGATTCACATGGATGACTCTGAAAGTAGTGACTATATGGATGGAATTACTCCAGGAAAAGTATTTAAACAGATAGATGCAGCATTAAAGGATAAAGAGGTAAAAGGTATAGTTTTACGTATCAATTCTCCTGGAGGTTCAGCTTTAGCATCTAATCTTATCAATACCAAACTTAAAAGCATTAAAGATAAGAAACCAATATATGTATCAATTGGCGGAGTTGCAGCATCAGGTGGATATTATATAGCATCAGCTGGAGATAAGATTTTTGCTGATAAAGAAAGTGTTACAGGATCTATAGGTGTTGTAAGTATTATTCCAAACTTTAAAAAACTTTTAGGAAAGGCAGATGTAAATATCTCCACTATAAAAAAAGGTAAGTATTCTGATTTGTACTCTCTTACTCAGGAGTTTACAAATGAGGACAGAAAAAAAGTTTATGAATCAAGCTTAGAAGTATATGATGAGTTTTTAGATATAGTAGCTAAGAGCAGACACAGAACAAAAGAGTATATCAATAGTATAGGAGAAGGAAGAGTCTGGTTGGGAGAAAAAGGTAAAAAAATAGGACTTGTTGATGAGATAGGCGGAATAGAGGAGACAATAGATGCTCTTTCTAAAAAACTTCAGCTTACAAAATACGATGTTGTAGAGATAAAGGATAAACCAAGACTTGATATGATTATTAAGAGAAAAATTCCTTTTTTAAAGCTTTATTTTAAAGCTGAAACATTAATAAATGATAGAGATTTTTTATTTAAACCTATCTACTATTTCCCTTATGAGATTTAG
- a CDS encoding YbaB/EbfC family nucleoid-associated protein yields MVRKLKGGKQNQGGSQMNILKQAQAMQQQMLVVQEQLKEKELTASVGGGAVTVKVNGQKELLEVKFTDEIVKEAAEDKEMLEDLVVSAVREAMRQADELAETEMGKVTGGINIPGLF; encoded by the coding sequence ATGGTAAGAAAATTAAAAGGTGGAAAACAAAATCAAGGTGGAAGCCAAATGAATATATTAAAACAAGCTCAAGCTATGCAACAACAAATGTTAGTTGTTCAAGAGCAGTTAAAAGAAAAAGAACTTACTGCATCAGTTGGTGGAGGAGCTGTTACTGTTAAAGTTAACGGACAAAAAGAACTTTTAGAAGTTAAATTCACTGATGAAATTGTAAAAGAAGCGGCTGAAGATAAAGAGATGTTAGAAGATTTAGTAGTTTCTGCTGTTAGAGAAGCTATGAGACAAGCAGATGAGTTAGCTGAAACTGAAATGGGAAAAGTCACTGGTGGAATTAACATTCCAGGATTATTCTAA